The following are from one region of the Drosophila suzukii unplaced genomic scaffold, CBGP_Dsuzu_IsoJpt1.0 scf_29, whole genome shotgun sequence genome:
- the Arpc4 gene encoding actin-related protein 2/3 complex subunit 4, translated as MAATLKPYLSAVRHSLTAAICLQDFPSQVVERHNKPEVEICSSKELVLTPIVVSRNEREKVLIEPSINSVRVSIAVKQADEIERILCHKFTRFMMRRAESFVILRRKPIEGYDISFLITNFHTEQMYKHKLVDFVISFMEEIDKEISEMKLAVNARARTCAEEFLKRF; from the coding sequence atGGCAGCCACACTGAAGCCCTACCTTAGCGCCGTGCGCCACTCCCTGACGGCGGCTATTTGTCTGCAGGACTTCCCATCGCAGGTAGTGGAGCGGCACAACAAGCCGGAGGTTGAGATCTGTTCCAGCAAGGAGCTGGTCCTCACGCCAATTGTGGTATCGCGCAACGAACGGGAGAAGGTCTTGATTGAGCCCTCAATTAACTCGGTGCGCGTTAGCATCGCTGTGAAGCAGGCGGACGAGATCGAACGCATTCTATGCCACAAGTTCACCAGATTCATGATGCGCCGGGCTGAGTCCTTTGTAATTTTGCGCCGCAAGCCCATTGAAGGCTACGACATCAGCTTTCTGATCACAAACTTCCACACGGAGCAAATGTACAAGCACAAGCTAGTGGATTTCGTCATCAGCTTTATGGAGGAGATTGACAAAGAGATCAGCGAGATGAAGCTGGCCGTCAACGCCAGGGCTCGCACCTGCGCCGAAGAGTTTCTCAAGCGCTTCTAG
- the WDR79 gene encoding telomerase Cajal body protein 1 homolog isoform X2, which yields MDDSVNLNASMGDVKAPLLNYNVSFRSTMIKSTGKLLLPKLGVSLSEAEILKPRFQHPQNSSTRLDACFMESSLKAEVSRKVQDEQENTVGVINIEDTLELTPYENQVVTVSQQPAEPASLEYFHSRLVELGRRCWTSSAVAQHYTKGCFWSPDGTCLLVPVHLDGMHVMEVPTELYSTRTVQNARSLTKLKSAVHVPEGGVVYDCVWFPHMNSQQPDTCFWLATRQHEPIHMWDAFDGSLRCSYSGYDAADEVMAAISLAFSYDGQKVYAGYKRCIKIFDTSRPGRLCGNYPVKFAISCIAQTITHSNTLTCGNWHGYIQHFDLRCSYKQGPLFTLGGHKGGITKLLYGGSVSGEWYLFSGARKCGKLLQWDMRNYKKPLVEFLRKVDTNQRIHFDLTSDCRWLTSGDTRGALNVWDLRAYGDASKLQLHSDCCNGVGLNPVLPVLATSSGQFHFIDQSVKGNVTLNTSESVEASSEEKQQLDVVYENSVVMWWCG from the exons ATGGACGATT CTGTCAACTTGAACGCAAGCATGGGCGACGTAAAAGCGCCCTTGCTGAACTATAACGTGAGCTTCAGGAGCACAATGATTAAGTCCACAGGGAAACTTTTGTTGCCCAAACTCGGCGTGTCTCTTTCAGAGGCCGAGATATTGAAGCCGCGTTTCCAACATCCACAAAACAGCAGTACTCGTTTGGATGCATGTTTTATGGAGTCAAGCCTGAAAGCTGAGGTCTCGCGAAAAGTTCAAGACGAACAGGAAAACACCGTGGGTGTAATCAATATAGAGGACACTTTGGAGCTTACACCGTACGAAAACCAAGTTGTGACTGTGTCACAACAGCCTGCGGAACCGGCTTCCCTCGAGTACTTCCACAGCAGACTTGTTGAGTTGGGGCGGCGCTGCTGGACCTCGTCGGCAGTTGCCCAGCACTACACCAAGGGCTGCTTCTGGTCCCCAGACGGCACCTGTCTTTTGGTACCCGTCCACCTAGACGGCATGCACGTTATGGAGGTGCCAACCGAACTCTACTCCACGCGGACGGTGCAGAACGCGCGCTCTTTGACTAAGCTTAAGTCAGCGGTGCACGTTCCCGAGGGCGGAGTCGTTTACGACTGCGTCTGGTTTCCGCACATGAATAGCCAGCAGCCGGACACCTGCTT TTGGCTGGCCACTCGGCAGCACGAGCCCATTCACATGTGGGACGCTTTCGACGGCTCGCTGCGTTGCAGCTACAGCGGATATGATGCTGCGGACGAAGTTATGGCGGCCATTTCTTTGGCCTTCTCCTACGACGGACAGAAGGTCTACGCGGGATACAAGCGATGTATAAAAATCTTCGACACCAGCAG GCCCGGACGACTTTGCGGCAATTACCCCGTGAAGTTTGCCATTTCCTGCATTGCCCAGACCATCACGCACTCCAATACTCTGACATGCGGCAACTGGCACGGCTACATCCAACACTTTGACCTGCGCTGCAGTTACAAGCAGGGACCTCTTTTCACGCTGGGTGGGCACAAAGGCGGCATTACAAAACTGCTTTACGGTGGGAGCGTTTCCGGGGAGTGGTATCTGTTCAGCGGAGCTCGTAAATGTGGCAAGCTTTTGCAGTGGGACATGCGCAACTACAAGAAACCGCTGGTGGAGTTCCTGCGCAAAGTGGACACCAACCAGCGTATTCACTTCGACTTGACATCCGATTGCCGTTGGCTGACCAGCGGAGACACTCGGGGAGCGCTTAATGTTTGGGATCTTCGCGCATACGGAGATGCCTCCAAATTGCAGCTGCACTCTGACTGTTGCAATGGAGTGGGCCTCAACCCGGTTCTGCCGGTTCTGGCCACCAGCTCTGGACAGTTTCACTTCATAGATCAAAGTGTTAAGGGCAACGTCACTTTAAACACCTCGGAATCTGTTGAGGCTTCTTCCGAGGAGAAACAGCAGTTAGATGTGGTCTATGAGAACTCAGTTGTGATGTGGTGGTGCGGCTAA
- the WDR79 gene encoding telomerase Cajal body protein 1 homolog isoform X1, whose translation MDDLTYLAVNLNASMGDVKAPLLNYNVSFRSTMIKSTGKLLLPKLGVSLSEAEILKPRFQHPQNSSTRLDACFMESSLKAEVSRKVQDEQENTVGVINIEDTLELTPYENQVVTVSQQPAEPASLEYFHSRLVELGRRCWTSSAVAQHYTKGCFWSPDGTCLLVPVHLDGMHVMEVPTELYSTRTVQNARSLTKLKSAVHVPEGGVVYDCVWFPHMNSQQPDTCFWLATRQHEPIHMWDAFDGSLRCSYSGYDAADEVMAAISLAFSYDGQKVYAGYKRCIKIFDTSRPGRLCGNYPVKFAISCIAQTITHSNTLTCGNWHGYIQHFDLRCSYKQGPLFTLGGHKGGITKLLYGGSVSGEWYLFSGARKCGKLLQWDMRNYKKPLVEFLRKVDTNQRIHFDLTSDCRWLTSGDTRGALNVWDLRAYGDASKLQLHSDCCNGVGLNPVLPVLATSSGQFHFIDQSVKGNVTLNTSESVEASSEEKQQLDVVYENSVVMWWCG comes from the exons ATGGACGATT tAACTTATTTAGCTGTCAACTTGAACGCAAGCATGGGCGACGTAAAAGCGCCCTTGCTGAACTATAACGTGAGCTTCAGGAGCACAATGATTAAGTCCACAGGGAAACTTTTGTTGCCCAAACTCGGCGTGTCTCTTTCAGAGGCCGAGATATTGAAGCCGCGTTTCCAACATCCACAAAACAGCAGTACTCGTTTGGATGCATGTTTTATGGAGTCAAGCCTGAAAGCTGAGGTCTCGCGAAAAGTTCAAGACGAACAGGAAAACACCGTGGGTGTAATCAATATAGAGGACACTTTGGAGCTTACACCGTACGAAAACCAAGTTGTGACTGTGTCACAACAGCCTGCGGAACCGGCTTCCCTCGAGTACTTCCACAGCAGACTTGTTGAGTTGGGGCGGCGCTGCTGGACCTCGTCGGCAGTTGCCCAGCACTACACCAAGGGCTGCTTCTGGTCCCCAGACGGCACCTGTCTTTTGGTACCCGTCCACCTAGACGGCATGCACGTTATGGAGGTGCCAACCGAACTCTACTCCACGCGGACGGTGCAGAACGCGCGCTCTTTGACTAAGCTTAAGTCAGCGGTGCACGTTCCCGAGGGCGGAGTCGTTTACGACTGCGTCTGGTTTCCGCACATGAATAGCCAGCAGCCGGACACCTGCTT TTGGCTGGCCACTCGGCAGCACGAGCCCATTCACATGTGGGACGCTTTCGACGGCTCGCTGCGTTGCAGCTACAGCGGATATGATGCTGCGGACGAAGTTATGGCGGCCATTTCTTTGGCCTTCTCCTACGACGGACAGAAGGTCTACGCGGGATACAAGCGATGTATAAAAATCTTCGACACCAGCAG GCCCGGACGACTTTGCGGCAATTACCCCGTGAAGTTTGCCATTTCCTGCATTGCCCAGACCATCACGCACTCCAATACTCTGACATGCGGCAACTGGCACGGCTACATCCAACACTTTGACCTGCGCTGCAGTTACAAGCAGGGACCTCTTTTCACGCTGGGTGGGCACAAAGGCGGCATTACAAAACTGCTTTACGGTGGGAGCGTTTCCGGGGAGTGGTATCTGTTCAGCGGAGCTCGTAAATGTGGCAAGCTTTTGCAGTGGGACATGCGCAACTACAAGAAACCGCTGGTGGAGTTCCTGCGCAAAGTGGACACCAACCAGCGTATTCACTTCGACTTGACATCCGATTGCCGTTGGCTGACCAGCGGAGACACTCGGGGAGCGCTTAATGTTTGGGATCTTCGCGCATACGGAGATGCCTCCAAATTGCAGCTGCACTCTGACTGTTGCAATGGAGTGGGCCTCAACCCGGTTCTGCCGGTTCTGGCCACCAGCTCTGGACAGTTTCACTTCATAGATCAAAGTGTTAAGGGCAACGTCACTTTAAACACCTCGGAATCTGTTGAGGCTTCTTCCGAGGAGAAACAGCAGTTAGATGTGGTCTATGAGAACTCAGTTGTGATGTGGTGGTGCGGCTAA